ACGAGACGTATGTTACGTCGTCCAAACCATTGAATCTGCGGGGTTGAAACTTATGAAGGGTTAGGGAAATTGTTCAACGCCAACAAAAGTGACAATGCCGGGACAATACAAATCGCCAACCAGTGTTATCAATGAGTAGTAGGTCTTGACATCGATAACGGCGATGCAGCATACGTTACTTTCGTAATTTTTCCTTTACGGGTCTATTCATCGAAATGAAGTAAGGTAGGGAGCTGGGTCCCTGCCGTATCACACTGTTCCACTTGCCGATTGAGGGCTGGTCCCCTCCCCTTGGATTGCTCCGCCTAACAAAATTTTGTGAGAAAGATCGACCCATGCTTACTAAGGATTTGGAAGTCAGAGGGGAGCCCGGCGGGGGAAATGAGGCAGATGTTGAGCCTGAACCGGCCGAGATCCTCAAACAGCTTGAACGCGTCGTCGGCAGTTCCCTGTTTCGTAACAGCAAGCGTTACCCTTCGCTGCTCCGTTATATTGTCGGTGAATTTATAGCAGGGCGAAGTGATGCCCTCAAAGAGCGAGCACTGGGAATTGAAGTCTTTGGCAGGGATCCTGACTACGACACCAATGCAGACCCGGTCGTGCGCATCTCCGCCGGTGAAGTTCGCAAACGAATCGCGCAATACTACCAGGAGCGCGGACACGAGGACGAACTGCGGATCGAAATTCCGCTCGGCTCCTATCAGCCACGTTTTTTTCGGCCGTTTGAAGACAGACGGAGTACGCAGACGCAGCCAGAGGCTCGTTTCCGTGACAACGCCGCAGTCCCCCCCGAACTCCACGACTTGCACCCAGAGCCGACTGCATCCTCAGTCATCACGCCTACCTCGATCGCTGCTCTGGATCCACCGCTGAAAGCAAAGATCCGGCAGCCTCGCTTTCTGCGAATCACACGGCTGCATCTCATCTGGATCTATGGCCTGCTGCTCTGCGCTTTGATTCCATTGATCTTGTTCGGCTGGCAGAAATACCAGGGCAGGCAGCTCAGGCCGGGCGCGGCGTTCTTTTGGGATCGTCTTCTTCACTCATCAGAACCCACCCTCATCGTTCTCGGGGTACATTCCTTCGACGCGCAGGGGAACGATATTTCTTACGTCAGCCATGTGCTCTTACCTCAGACGCAGCAGACCCTACTCTCAGCGATGACGCGCTCAGACATGGTGCAACTGAATGACCTGACCAGTTACGTCAGGCTTACCACGCTGCTGACGCAGAACGCCCACTCGTTTTACACCCAGGGTGCAACCGATACCACGCTTGAACAACTCAGGCGGGGACCGTTTGTGCTGATCGGCGGCTTCAACAATCTCTGGACGACGAATCTCACCAAGCAACTTCGCTTTCGCTTCGTCACACTCCAGAACGGACGGAACTGCATTCAGGATAGCCAACGCCCGGAACGTATCTGGACGCTGGACACCCAGCAGAAGGCGCTGAGTAATACCCGGGACTACGGTATGGTGGACGCGTTCTTCGATCAGGAGACGGATCAGTATGTCCTCATCGTGGCTGGGATCGGGATGAGCGGCACCGAAGCAGCAAGCGAGTTCCTTACCAATGAGCAGGGATTAGCAGCATGGCTACAAAGCTCCAAGTCGGGTGCCGGTGACAACGTGCAGATCATTCTTTCGACGGATGTCATAGAGGGCAAACCGGGACAACCACAGATCGTCGAATCCTTCCGTTGGTGAGAGGATCACCGCGGTCGCAAAGCGAAGCACCAGGTTACAAGTTCTGGACGACAGCACTATATAGCGGTGAACTTAAGGGATTGTACGACTTGTGGCCATGAGTCTCCGGTCGTCGACAACCATCGACTCCGAAAATGATGCAGTTTCGAAAAACCTGCAAGGGAGCCAACACTATGGCGACTCAGCATGCTTACGCGACATATGGATCAACAACGGTGCAGTTTGCTGCTCCGGGGAGATCGGGGAAAACCGTGGGGGACGGGATGCTGGTATGAACGCGATCCAAGAGCCATTTCATCTGTCGTTTCCGCCGGAAGAGCTTTCCAAAGTACGTCAGGTACAAGAATCCCCAGCAGACAGACGCTGTCGCCAAGACGAGCAGAACGGCAATCCATATTGGTGCGTGGCATCCTACGACGACAGCCACGGCAAGCAGCACCAACGCAGAGCAGCAGATCGTCTCAAAGACGGCGAAGACCTTCATTGCCTTCCTGCGCATCATGAGGATGTAATCGCTCTTCCTGAGAGTGGGTTCAATCTGGCTTAGCAGATTGGGCAACGCCTCAGTAGGAACTTTATTTGTCAGCCAAAGCTCAATCAGGCTTTCGGGGAGGAAACGCGTTACGCCGTCCGTCTCTGAACGCAGTGCTCGATGAAACTCCCCCTGATGACGTGCCGCTTGAGCTTCGTTCGGTACGAAGTTCCGCAGGGTGGTCAGATAGTTCTCCAGCAGAAAGATGCCGCGGCGGTTCCCATTCCAGGGATCTTCAGCATTGAAGCTTACTTCAGTCTTGACCTTGGTCAGTTGAGTTGGCGGTGCAGGCAGTGGTACCAACATTCTTATCTCTCTCTTTCCGCCATAATTTCGTGACAGCGCTGTTCGGCATAGTCCCATGGCACGAAGCTGCACGCCTGATCTCTGGTCGTTACCTCAGCATATTTGCCGAAGCGCCGGTAGGCGGTAAACAGGTCCTCAGCCGTTTCGGAGTTTTGAGTCAAGAGGAAATCGTCCACGATCTTCCTGCAGAGCGTAACCGCCGATTCACAATCCTCAAACTCACCAATCTTGACGATCCCGCTTCCATCACGGTTGTTGCACGAATAGACCGTATATGCCGCCGGAGGATTGTCACGCGTTGTTTTCGCAATCTCCTCGCAGCGTTGCTCCGCATAGTTCCACGCGTCAAAGAGGCAGTTCGGGTCATCGCCGCAGATCCAGGGGTCTTCGCCGTAGCGATAGTAGACGCCCACCAGATCTGCTGCGTTCTTACCCCTCAGCCCTCGCATGGGCGCAGCCGGGAAGTTGGCAAAGAAGTCATCCACGAACTTCTTGCAGAGTGCGATCGCGGCGTCGCAATCGGCGAAAGTGCCAAGGATGCGCCGCTTCCACTGCTCTTGCTCGCGATGATAGTTGTCGTCCACATACACGGTGTAAACACTGTTCGAATCCACCGCTGCGACGTTCCGAGGATGCGCTGTCAGGAACTCTCGAATTGCCTTCGGCCCTTTTCTGACAATCTCTTCAGGAGGATGAATCCAGGGGTTCTGACCCGCTTTCAATCCGTCTGAGCCTGATGGGGGCAAGCGGTTTGGTTTGGCATTCCACTCCGCCAGGGCCTCAAGACATGTGAATTCCAGCGGAAGCTCCGTCAGCCGGTTTTGCTGAAGGTGAAGCCGGCGCAGTTTCGTCAGTTGCCCTATCTCGGCTGGAAGTTTGCGGAGCTTGTTATCGTTGACTCGCAACTCTCGAAGGGCGGTTAGTTGTCCGATCGATGGCGGCAGTTCGCT
This region of Granulicella tundricola MP5ACTX9 genomic DNA includes:
- a CDS encoding leucine-rich repeat domain-containing protein, which produces MSGQLASHSQLKIWIEKIGKAADHLYGVSVANPDPTEGAEAFFAWREKILEAFEARLVVTSVAEEIRATFHAQRDILVVDGHDLTELPVELQILRQNLKVLSLSNNRLSKLPDEIALLEQLTELDVSDNLLTELPPQIGNLSNLEMLSVGHNRLSELPPSIGQLTALRELRVNDNKLRKLPAEIGQLTKLRRLHLQQNRLTELPLEFTCLEALAEWNAKPNRLPPSGSDGLKAGQNPWIHPPEEIVRKGPKAIREFLTAHPRNVAAVDSNSVYTVYVDDNYHREQEQWKRRILGTFADCDAAIALCKKFVDDFFANFPAAPMRGLRGKNAADLVGVYYRYGEDPWICGDDPNCLFDAWNYAEQRCEEIAKTTRDNPPAAYTVYSCNNRDGSGIVKIGEFEDCESAVTLCRKIVDDFLLTQNSETAEDLFTAYRRFGKYAEVTTRDQACSFVPWDYAEQRCHEIMAERER